In the genome of Pelodiscus sinensis isolate JC-2024 chromosome 3, ASM4963464v1, whole genome shotgun sequence, one region contains:
- the DPY30 gene encoding protein dpy-30 homolog, whose product MDTEQIMEGQAQVPENPHAEYGLTENVERIVENEKSNAEKTSKQKVDLQSLPTRAYLDQTVVPILLQGLAVLAKERPPNPIEFLAAYLLKNKSQFEDRN is encoded by the exons ATGGATACAGAACAGATCATGGAGGGGCAGGCACAG GTACCAGAAAATCCTCATGCTGAGTATGGCCTCACAGAAAATGTAGAG AGGATAGTAGAAAATGAGAAGAGTAACGCAGAGAAAACATCAAAGCAGAAAGTGGATCTTCAGTCGTTACCTACACGTGCCTACTTGGATCAGACAGTTGTGCCTATTTTACTACAGGGACTTGCTGTACTTGCAAAGGAGAG ACCACCAAATCCTATTGAATTCCTAGCagcatatcttttaaaaaacaagtctCAGTTTGAGGATCGAAATTAA